A genomic stretch from Mycosarcoma maydis chromosome 3, whole genome shotgun sequence includes:
- a CDS encoding Effector family protein Eff1-2, with translation MFSCSRLRVFVFLLTVFATAAWPYPFGDKPDGADDARRGKESLISGSPFAHPSLQQYEFDPDFLRLLLSNIEAEATSHHHHVLQNVIQYHGWQPFHADDQVSAWWHHANQPTIPSQPDKHVFRSFQPDQRDQGQAGSSRVKESVPETQSLLSNLEPAPKRQRTMQRVAEAFRHFNTNGRLEDVQALKSIIQRPQIDVAAASQAQAPTKSFQAAFSSPIQDDLGRTFHRGPPTTNDVDTSADRPETHTTAERSHKSPHSMGEHYSRGNTPRPPEMDELRNLPVSTPPLQRSRDLRHFYQRIDDPTIRELINSQIFAGKLVWIDKKTVPPKKVAGTNKLALHPSRILPLKNLPEIHLPDGHGTIRDVRVTLHGGRLKHRVPWPEGHPLIGQNFYAFWGIPEVEDHQNLGHIHDYGIAYLPPQHRAEVNSNLRALRKEIADKAREATRLHA, from the coding sequence ATGTTTTCATGTTCGCGACTGAGGGTGTTCGTTTTTCTCCTGACCGTATTTGCAactgctgcttggccatATCCTTTTGGCGATAAGCCAGATGGTGCGGATGATGCAAGGCGAGGCAAAGAGTCACTTATCTCGGGATCTCCCTTCGCCCATCCATCTTTGCAACAGTACGAATTTGACCCAGACTTTTTGAGACTTCTTTTGTCCAACATCGAGGCAGAAGCTACGagtcatcatcatcatgTATTGCAAAACGTCATACAATATCATGGTTGGCAGCCTTTCCATGCAGACGATCAAGTATCGGCTTGGTGGCATCATGCAAACCAACCCACAATTCCTTCTCAGCCGGACAAACATGTCTTTCGATCTTTCCAGCCAGATCAGCGAGATCAGGGTCAAGCGGGTAGCAGTCGGGTTAAGGAGAGCGTTCCTGAAACGCAAAGTCTCTTATCAAATCTGGAGCCTGCTCCCAAACGCCAGAGAACAATGCAACGCGTGGCCGAGGCCTTTCGCCATTTCAACACCAACGGCAGGCTCGAGGACGTACAAGCGCTCAAGAGCATAATACAGCGTCCTCAGATAGACGTGGCAGCGGCAAGCCAGGCACAAGCCCCAACCAAAAGTTTTCAAGCTGCTTTTTCAAGCCCAATCCAAGATGATCTAGGTCGGACATTTCATCGTGGCCCTCCCACTACGAACGATGTCGACACTTCTGCAGACAGGCCCGAGACACACACAACCGCCGAGAGGTCTCATAAATCTCCGCACTCTATGGGTGAGCATTACAGTCGTGGTAACACCCCGAGGCCACCCGAGATGGACGAACTGAGAAACCTTCCGGTGTCCACACCTCCTCTGCAAAGATCTCGAGATCTCCGTCATTTCTACCAACGTATCGATGACCCCACCATCCGCGAACTCATCAACAGCCAAATATTTGCGGGCAAGCTAGTTTGGATCGACAAGAAGACCGTGCCTCCCAAGAAGGTCGCGGGTACCAACAAGCTAGCGCTTCATCCTAGTCGTATTCTTCCGCTGAAAAACTTGCCCGAGATCCACCTTCCTGATGGCCACGGAACCATAAGAGATGTCAGGGTTACTCTGCATGGTGGCAGGCTTAAGCATCGGGTTCCTTGGCCAGAAGGTCACCCACTAATTGGACAGAACTTTTACGCATTCTGGGGTATTCCAGAAGTAGAGGACCACCAGAATCTTGGGCATATACATGACTACGGAATCGCTTACCTGCCACCGCAACACCGTGCCGAAGTCAACAGCAACTTGAGAGCCTTACGCAAGGAGATCGCTGACAAAGCAAGGGAAGCAACTCGTCTGCATGCCTAG
- a CDS encoding putative Cyanate hydratase, with the protein MSSSNIQRPKILSTLPSIFSYLHDAKVRSKMTFADIAAEMDRDEWYVAAIFYGQAKPDQADIVKLSAALNLQQRYLDEAFGPDFFPHRGLGEFPPQDPVLYRLYEVLVVYGYPLKHMIHEKFGDGIMSAIDFEGHVEKVKGSSNEDRVKITLNGKFLPYRRW; encoded by the exons ATGTCGTCATCCAACATCCAGAGACCCAAGATTCTGTCCACGCTTCCTTCCATCTTTTCCTATTTGCACGATGCCAAAGTCAGGTCCAAAATGACGTTTGCCGATATCGccgccgagatggaccGCGACGAGTGGTACGTCGCGGCGATTTTCTATGGCCAGGCCAAACCGGACCAGGCGGACATTGTCAAGCTCAGTGCCGCGCTCAATCTGCAACAGAGGTACCTGGACGAAGCGTTTGGTCCGGACTTCTTCCCGCACCGTGGCCTCGGCGAATTCCCACCCCAAGACCCAGTGTTGTATCGTCTGTACGAAGTTCTTGTCGTCTATGGCTACCCGTTGAAACACATGATCCACGAAAAG TTCGGTGACGGCATCATGTCAGCTATCGACTTTGAAGGCCATGTCGAAAAAGTAAAGGGCAGCTCCAACGAGGATAGGGTCAAGATCACGCTCAATGGCAAATTCTTGCCTTACCGCCGATGGTAG